The nucleotide sequence AATCGTGACCACAGGAAAATCTAAACTAAAGTCAGTGTATGACCCCACTTGTGGATCTGGTTCATTACTGCTTCGGGTAGCGAAAGAGGCGACGGTAAGTGAATATTATGGGCAAGAGCTGAACCGTACGACCTATAACCTGGCTCGGATGAATATGATCCTGCATGATGTGCATTTCAGTGATTTTGATATCCGTCATGAGGACACCTTGGAAAATCCCCAGCATAAGAATGAACGTTTTGAAGCCATTGTGGCCAACCCGCCTTTTTCGGCTCACTGGAAATCAGATGCCAATCCTTTGAATGCCACTGATGAGCGCTTCAGTCAATATGGTAAGCTGGCACCCAAGACCAAGGCAGATTATGCCTTTGTGCAGCATATGCTGTATCATCTGGCAGACAATGGCATTATGGCTTGTGTGCTTCCCCATGGGGTGCTCTTTCGAGGTGCGGCTGAGGGAATTATTCGCCAGTATCTGATCAAGGAACTCAATTACTTGGATGCCGTGATCGGCCTCCCTGCCAATATCTTTTATGGAACTTCTATTCCTACTTGTGTTTTGGTGCTCAGTAAGTGCCGAAAGTCGGATGATAATATAGTCTTTATCGATGCCAGTGGGGAGGATCATTTTGTAAAGGAAAAGAACCAGAATGCCTTGCGGGACCAAGATGTGGAATTGATCGTAGACACCTATCAAAACCGTAAAACAATCGACAAGTTCAGCTATGTGGCCAGCTTAGCAGAAATCGCTGAAAATGATTATAACCTCAATATCCCTCGCTATGTGGATACTTTTGAAGAGGAAGAACCGGTGGATATTGATGCCGTAATGAAAGAAATCAAAAGTTTGGAGGCCAAACGAGCGGAACTGGATCAGGAAATAGCCGGGTATTTTAAAGAACTAGGCTTGAACTTTTAATTGACCATTATCAATCCTTAATGTTTTTTAGGTAAGAGAAAAGCGAACAAGAATGGCAAAGCACAACAAAGAAGTAGGCAATTTCCCCCCTTTGAGATTTCCGGGGTTTAGTGGAAAATAGGCAGAGAAAAAACTATCTGACCTAATCATTTCTTTAGATTCGGGTGTGAGTGTAAATTCTTATGACAGGCCTGCAGGTGAAAATCAATTTGGTATTCTAAAAACGAGTTCAGTTTATGGAGGGATTTTCAAACCATCAGAAAACAAGGAGGTAATTGAAAGTGAGATTAGTAGAGCAAAATTAAATCCAAAAAAAAACTCAATTATTATCAGCAGAATGAATACTCCTGATTTGGTTGGAGAAATTGCTTACGTCAATCGTGACTATCCATATCTATTTATTCCTGACAGATTATGGTTAACAAAAACAAATTCAGATATTAATGTTAAGTGGTTATCCTATTTATTAATAACCCCTAAACAACGATCTATAATTTCAAGTATTGGTTCTGGTACAAGTGGATCGATGAAAAATATTTCTAAACCAAATTTTTTAGGTTTAAAAGTGATCTGTCCATTTCTAGACGAGCAACAAAAGATAGCTGATTTTATTACATCATTGGACCAAAGAATCGAAACCCAAATCAAAATCATTGAACAATTAGAAACCTTAATGTCAGGTC is from Echinicola marina and encodes:
- a CDS encoding type I restriction-modification system subunit M, with amino-acid sequence MSEDQKQKLESQLWGIANLLRGKISADDYRDYILGFIFYKYLSEKQYLYANELLKSEGIEDYASLTEPDLLEAIKEESLLKLGYFLQPQELFSAMAAKGNTDYEDPDKVEGNGSNYILDDLQAVLNHIEQSTMGTESEDDFNALFEDLDLNSTKIGRTPNARNEIIVQILNRLNQIDFKLEDIHSDVLGDAYEYLIAKFAAGAGKSAGEFYTPQQVSKILAKIVTTGKSKLKSVYDPTCGSGSLLLRVAKEATVSEYYGQELNRTTYNLARMNMILHDVHFSDFDIRHEDTLENPQHKNERFEAIVANPPFSAHWKSDANPLNATDERFSQYGKLAPKTKADYAFVQHMLYHLADNGIMACVLPHGVLFRGAAEGIIRQYLIKELNYLDAVIGLPANIFYGTSIPTCVLVLSKCRKSDDNIVFIDASGEDHFVKEKNQNALRDQDVELIVDTYQNRKTIDKFSYVASLAEIAENDYNLNIPRYVDTFEEEEPVDIDAVMKEIKSLEAKRAELDQEIAGYFKELGLNF